A genomic region of Halopelagius longus contains the following coding sequences:
- a CDS encoding aldo/keto reductase encodes MDDEPAIPTLGEADVPALGLGTMGLDTPSEAEAVTAALEMGYRHVDTAQIYDNESVVGDAIAAADVPRDEVFLATKVWADNLGYDDVLSSTRESMDRLGVDSLDLLYVHRPIDAYDPEETFAAFDRLREEGLIRRVGVSNFSVAELATARDHLDSPIAAHQTEYHPLFARPELLEDAREHGTVPVAYSPMAGGAVTRVEEVVAVAEKHETTPQAVSLAWLRAKGMAVIPKSSSADHLRANLDAVTSLTLDEEDVARIDGVEREVELYPE; translated from the coding sequence ATGGACGACGAACCGGCGATTCCGACGCTCGGAGAGGCGGACGTGCCCGCACTCGGACTGGGGACGATGGGTCTCGACACGCCCTCGGAGGCGGAGGCGGTGACGGCGGCGTTGGAGATGGGCTACCGCCACGTCGACACCGCACAGATTTACGACAACGAGTCCGTCGTCGGCGACGCGATAGCGGCGGCCGACGTTCCGCGCGACGAGGTGTTTCTCGCCACGAAGGTGTGGGCGGACAACCTCGGGTACGACGACGTGCTATCGAGCACGCGCGAGAGTATGGACCGACTCGGCGTGGACTCCCTCGACCTGTTGTACGTCCACCGCCCCATCGACGCCTACGACCCCGAAGAGACGTTCGCGGCGTTCGACCGCCTCCGCGAGGAGGGCCTGATTCGCCGCGTCGGCGTGAGCAACTTCAGCGTCGCGGAGTTGGCGACGGCGCGGGACCACCTCGATTCGCCGATAGCGGCCCACCAGACGGAGTACCACCCGCTTTTCGCCCGTCCGGAACTCCTCGAAGACGCGCGGGAACACGGCACCGTCCCGGTGGCGTACTCGCCGATGGCGGGCGGGGCGGTGACCCGGGTCGAGGAAGTCGTCGCGGTGGCCGAGAAACACGAGACGACGCCGCAGGCGGTCAGTCTCGCGTGGTTGCGGGCGAAAGGGATGGCGGTCATCCCGAAGTCGAGTTCGGCGGACCACCTCCGCGCGAACCTCGATGCGGTGACGTCTCTGACCCTCGACGAGGAGGACGTGGCGCGAATCGACGGCGTCGAACGCGAGGTGGAACTGTACCCCGAGTGA
- a CDS encoding RAD55 family ATPase produces MRIPSGVSGFDHLIEGGFLPQRLYVLSGPPGSGKTTFTAQFIAEGLRNGENCMYITMHETKEELVNDMSGYDFGFETLTSSEQFRFINLVSQKGKHLLNQFSQGNNPSSVQSLTDKIVAFVNSRQVDRLVVDSTMLLRLFFAGGDEEMTRFLTALKQGEATTLLISEMTDPSSYSDEHYLAHGVIFFHNYLEATGMTRGIQVVKMRGTDIDCDIRSLEFSDDGLVVDPAKRVDL; encoded by the coding sequence ATGCGGATTCCGAGTGGGGTTAGCGGGTTCGACCATCTCATCGAAGGTGGGTTCCTCCCCCAACGACTCTACGTATTGTCAGGTCCGCCGGGAAGTGGCAAGACCACGTTCACGGCGCAGTTCATCGCGGAGGGACTTCGTAACGGCGAGAACTGCATGTACATCACGATGCACGAGACGAAAGAGGAACTCGTAAACGACATGTCGGGGTACGACTTCGGCTTCGAGACCCTCACGTCGTCCGAGCAGTTCCGATTCATCAACCTCGTGAGCCAGAAGGGCAAGCACCTGCTGAACCAGTTCTCGCAGGGGAACAACCCATCCAGCGTGCAGAGTCTCACGGACAAGATCGTCGCGTTCGTCAACTCGCGGCAGGTGGACCGCCTCGTCGTCGACTCGACGATGCTGCTCCGCCTGTTCTTCGCGGGCGGCGACGAGGAGATGACGCGCTTTCTCACCGCGTTGAAGCAGGGCGAAGCGACGACGCTCCTCATCTCCGAGATGACCGACCCGAGTTCGTACTCCGACGAGCACTATCTCGCACACGGCGTCATCTTCTTCCACAACTACCTCGAAGCGACGGGGATGACGCGCGGGATACAGGTGGTGAAGATGCGCGGGACGGACATCGACTGCGACATCCGGTCGCTCGAGTTCTCCGACGACGGATTGGTGGTAG